In Tenacibaculum pacificus, a single window of DNA contains:
- the gldD gene encoding gliding motility lipoprotein GldD, with translation MRNILLLLSLLILISCGEQTLPKPKAYLSLQYPNLGYNILNQNTPYTFDVAKSATIKKLPKNWLKIKYPALKASIDITYRPINNNLKELLVEAEKLVLEHTVKADHISWRDYADSDKKVYGKMCEISGNAASQIQFHVTDSTNHFLKGSLFFYTKPNYDSILPAVEYIKKDMIQMLETLKWKE, from the coding sequence ATGCGTAATATTTTATTACTTTTATCACTACTAATATTAATTAGTTGTGGCGAACAAACCTTACCAAAACCTAAAGCATATTTAAGTTTACAATATCCTAATTTAGGATATAATATATTAAATCAAAATACACCATATACTTTTGATGTTGCAAAAAGTGCTACAATTAAAAAGTTACCAAAAAATTGGTTAAAAATTAAGTATCCTGCCTTAAAAGCGTCTATTGATATTACTTACAGACCTATCAATAATAATTTAAAAGAATTATTAGTTGAAGCAGAAAAATTAGTATTAGAACATACCGTAAAAGCAGACCATATTTCATGGAGAGATTATGCCGATTCAGATAAAAAAGTGTACGGTAAAATGTGTGAAATATCAGGGAATGCCGCTTCACAAATACAATTTCATGTAACAGATAGTACGAATCACTTTTTAAAAGGTTCACTATTTTTTTACACAAAACCTAATTACGATTCTATTTTACCAGCAGTTGAATACATCAAAAAAGATATGATTCAAATGTTAGAAACCTTAAAGTGGAAAGAGTAA
- a CDS encoding COX15/CtaA family protein gives MKKHFPLLVKISLISVYIIFLAGSIVRMTGSGMGCPDWPKCFGYYIPPTSEAQITWHPNTEYKEGMIIVKDEVLFVAENNLKTSEKFNNSNWKKYTKHSYAKFNKLHTWTEYINRLASVLAGFCFLFLIYSSLSFWKEKKQITLLSFGAFSLMLFEAWLGKTVVDSNLKPTIITIHMVAGLVIVGLLLWLLFIVSERKKITYKYNSLFNKLLIFSVVFSLIQIAMGTQVRQFIDEQVKLYGFDNKQYSLLNPSFKFYFHRSFTIAIVLVNLGMFYLNQLKDLGYKLVNWIVALIFLETITGILMYYADFPLGTQAIHLLSGAVLFGLQFYLLLQSRRVIS, from the coding sequence ATGAAAAAACACTTTCCTCTCTTAGTCAAAATTTCTTTAATTTCTGTATATATTATCTTTTTAGCAGGGTCAATAGTTCGTATGACTGGCTCTGGAATGGGTTGCCCTGATTGGCCAAAATGTTTTGGTTATTACATACCTCCTACTTCGGAAGCACAAATTACTTGGCATCCAAATACTGAGTACAAAGAAGGAATGATTATAGTTAAAGATGAAGTGCTTTTTGTTGCCGAAAACAATTTAAAAACATCCGAAAAATTTAATAATAGTAACTGGAAAAAATACACAAAACACAGTTACGCAAAATTTAATAAACTGCATACTTGGACAGAATATATCAACCGATTAGCATCGGTACTAGCAGGGTTTTGCTTTTTATTTTTAATTTACTCTTCACTTTCTTTTTGGAAAGAAAAAAAACAAATTACGCTGTTATCCTTCGGAGCTTTCTCTTTAATGCTTTTTGAAGCTTGGCTAGGTAAAACTGTAGTCGATTCTAATTTAAAACCGACTATTATTACCATTCATATGGTGGCTGGTTTAGTAATTGTTGGCTTATTATTATGGCTATTATTTATAGTTTCTGAACGTAAAAAAATAACCTATAAATACAATTCGTTATTTAATAAGTTACTGATTTTTTCGGTAGTATTTTCATTAATTCAAATAGCTATGGGAACGCAAGTTCGTCAGTTTATTGATGAACAAGTAAAACTTTATGGATTTGATAATAAACAATATAGTTTACTAAATCCGAGTTTTAAATTTTACTTTCATCGTTCATTTACCATTGCTATTGTGTTAGTAAACTTAGGAATGTTTTACTTAAATCAATTGAAAGATTTAGGTTACAAATTAGTAAACTGGATTGTAGCTTTAATATTTTTAGAAACCATTACAGGAATTTTAATGTATTATGCTGATTTCCCTTTAGGAACACAAGCTATACATTTGCTTTCTGGAGCTGTTTTATTTGGATTACAATTTTATTTATTATTACAAAGTCGTCGTGTAATAAGTTAA
- a CDS encoding cation transporter → MKIQKIIFALAFVSFLAIGCKNEAKKENTPKVEKTAAVVDKKDISLNISGMTCEIGCARKIASDLSKKEGVLEANVIFKDSIANIKYDANITNKADLISFIQGIGNGKMYKACQVGAKSCKKNNTDKKACASKCKKECDSKTKGEHKICKADCQKQCSSKDAHKKACSSTCKKECCTKNEADKKICSTECKKECCTKDA, encoded by the coding sequence ATGAAAATTCAAAAAATAATATTTGCATTAGCTTTTGTTAGTTTTTTAGCTATTGGATGTAAAAATGAAGCAAAAAAAGAAAATACTCCGAAAGTAGAAAAAACGGCAGCAGTTGTTGACAAAAAAGATATTTCTTTAAACATTTCAGGAATGACTTGTGAAATAGGGTGTGCTAGAAAAATAGCTTCAGATTTATCTAAAAAAGAAGGAGTTTTAGAAGCAAATGTTATTTTTAAAGATAGTATTGCTAACATAAAATATGATGCTAACATTACTAACAAAGCAGATTTAATTTCTTTTATTCAAGGAATTGGTAACGGAAAAATGTATAAAGCTTGTCAGGTTGGAGCAAAATCTTGCAAAAAAAATAATACGGATAAAAAAGCTTGTGCTTCTAAATGTAAAAAAGAATGTGATTCAAAAACAAAAGGTGAGCATAAAATATGTAAAGCTGATTGTCAAAAACAATGTAGTTCTAAAGATGCTCATAAAAAAGCGTGTAGTAGTACATGTAAAAAAGAATGTTGCACTAAAAATGAAGCTGATAAAAAAATATGCAGTACTGAATGTAAAAAAGAATGCTGTACTAAAGATGCTTAA
- a CDS encoding DMT family transporter, which produces MNSQQRKWIYLVILAIVWGSSFILMKKALIVFTPIQLGALRILITAAFLLLIGFKSLKKIQKKHRIYILYTAFLGTFFPSFLLAFAVKGIDSSISAILNSLTPFNTFILGALIFGFTFKKKQFIGILVGLIGTLILILKGAELNPNQNYWYAILVVFSSIGYAFNVNIIKKYLSDLDALAITTGNFLLLIIPASLVLFFSGFFTSVELNDETTTAFGYITILAVVGTGIAKVLYNKMVHLTSPIFASSVTYLIPIVAVSWGLVDGEKLSLVQLFSGGIILFGVWLVNKAK; this is translated from the coding sequence ATGAATAGTCAACAACGTAAATGGATTTACTTAGTAATATTAGCAATTGTTTGGGGAAGTTCTTTTATTCTAATGAAAAAAGCATTAATTGTTTTTACACCTATTCAATTAGGAGCGTTACGTATATTAATTACGGCAGCTTTTTTATTATTAATAGGATTTAAAAGTCTTAAGAAAATTCAAAAAAAACATAGAATTTATATTTTATACACGGCTTTTTTAGGAACTTTTTTTCCATCCTTTTTACTTGCTTTTGCTGTAAAAGGTATTGATAGTTCTATTTCGGCTATTTTGAATTCGCTAACACCTTTTAATACTTTTATTTTAGGAGCTTTAATCTTCGGATTTACTTTTAAGAAGAAACAATTTATAGGTATTTTAGTCGGATTGATAGGAACACTTATTTTGATTTTAAAAGGAGCTGAATTAAATCCAAATCAGAATTATTGGTATGCAATTTTGGTCGTTTTTTCATCTATCGGATATGCTTTTAATGTAAATATCATCAAAAAATATTTATCAGATTTAGATGCCTTGGCAATAACAACAGGTAATTTTTTATTATTGATTATTCCTGCTTCTTTAGTTTTGTTTTTTTCAGGTTTTTTTACATCAGTTGAATTAAATGATGAAACGACTACAGCATTCGGATATATAACCATTTTAGCTGTTGTAGGAACAGGAATTGCAAAAGTATTGTATAATAAAATGGTACATTTAACGTCGCCTATTTTTGCATCTTCTGTAACTTATTTAATTCCGATTGTGGCAGTTTCTTGGGGATTAGTTGATGGAGAAAAATTAAGTTTAGTTCAATTATTCTCTGGAGGAATTATTTTATTTGGTGTTTGGTTGGTAAATAAAGCGAAATAA
- a CDS encoding M16 family metallopeptidase — MKTKIIALIAILAVSFATTAQIDRSIQPKPGPAPKVQLGKVKKFKLPNGLQVIMVENHKLPRASASLTIDNRAVFEGEKAGLSNMMGDLLGRGTANITKDEFNEKVDYLGARVNFYSSGASASSLKKYFPEILALMADGVKNSQFTQEEFDKEVKVTLDGLKSNEKSVTAIARRVEDALIYGKNHPYGEFTTKKSISNITLSDIKNNFNTYYKPNNAYLVITGDINPSKTKKMVTKLFSNWKKGNVPTVDFPKPKNVSATEINFIDMPNAVQSEIVVANNIDLKLGDKDYYAALLANNILGGGGTARLFMNLREDKGYTYGSYSSVRQSKVAATFKATASVRNIVTDSSVVEIQKEIYKIRSQKVSAEELKNAKAKYVGSFVMEVQKPETAARYALNIARYNLPSNFYENYLKNINAVTLDDIQNTAIKYFKADKARIIITGKGLDVLTNLEKMSDYSIKYFDKEGNKTTKPAMSLPIPKGVNATSVINSFFNAIGGKDKIASVKTLKATSEAKVQGMQLILVKKSAFPNKTSTIVSMAGNVMQKEIFDGTKGYQEARGQKKQLEGKELEDAKNNVSPFSDEAYKKGTLNRIEPVNGKNAYVITFDKKEIFYDVKSGLKIKEVSVMKGPKGDVKVPLEFSDYKEVNGIKFPHLIIQSMGPMKMNFELKEVKINEDVSDADFQ, encoded by the coding sequence ATGAAAACAAAAATAATAGCACTTATCGCAATTTTAGCAGTGTCTTTTGCTACCACTGCACAGATAGATAGAAGTATACAACCTAAACCAGGTCCAGCTCCAAAAGTACAATTAGGAAAGGTTAAAAAATTTAAATTACCTAATGGCTTACAAGTTATTATGGTTGAAAATCATAAATTACCAAGAGCATCTGCAAGTTTAACTATTGATAATAGAGCCGTTTTTGAAGGAGAAAAAGCTGGTTTATCTAATATGATGGGCGATTTATTAGGTCGTGGAACTGCAAATATTACTAAAGATGAATTTAACGAAAAAGTAGATTATCTTGGAGCTCGTGTTAATTTTTATAGCTCAGGTGCTTCTGCTAGCTCTTTAAAAAAATACTTTCCTGAAATATTAGCTTTAATGGCTGATGGAGTTAAAAATTCACAATTCACTCAAGAAGAATTTGATAAAGAAGTTAAAGTTACTTTAGATGGTTTAAAATCAAATGAAAAAAGTGTTACAGCAATCGCAAGAAGAGTTGAAGATGCTTTAATTTATGGAAAAAATCATCCTTATGGAGAATTTACTACTAAAAAATCAATAAGTAATATTACTCTTTCTGATATCAAAAATAATTTCAACACTTATTACAAACCTAATAATGCATATTTAGTTATCACAGGAGATATAAATCCTTCGAAAACTAAAAAAATGGTTACTAAATTATTTAGCAATTGGAAAAAAGGAAATGTTCCTACTGTTGATTTTCCAAAACCTAAAAACGTTAGCGCAACTGAAATTAATTTTATTGATATGCCAAACGCAGTACAATCTGAAATTGTAGTTGCAAATAATATCGATTTAAAATTAGGTGATAAAGATTACTATGCTGCTTTATTAGCAAATAATATTTTAGGTGGCGGTGGTACAGCACGTTTATTTATGAATTTACGTGAAGATAAAGGTTACACTTATGGTTCTTATTCTAGTGTTAGACAAAGTAAAGTTGCTGCAACTTTTAAAGCAACAGCTAGTGTACGTAACATTGTTACCGATAGTTCGGTAGTAGAAATACAGAAGGAAATTTATAAAATCCGTTCTCAAAAAGTATCAGCAGAAGAATTAAAAAACGCAAAAGCAAAGTATGTTGGTAGTTTTGTTATGGAAGTTCAAAAGCCTGAAACTGCTGCTCGTTATGCTTTAAATATTGCTCGTTATAATTTACCTAGTAATTTTTACGAAAACTATTTAAAAAACATAAATGCTGTTACTTTAGATGATATTCAAAATACAGCAATTAAGTATTTTAAAGCTGATAAAGCTAGAATTATTATTACAGGTAAAGGACTTGATGTTTTAACTAATTTAGAAAAAATGTCTGACTATAGTATTAAATATTTTGATAAAGAAGGTAACAAAACAACAAAACCTGCAATGAGTTTGCCTATTCCTAAAGGTGTTAACGCTACATCTGTAATAAATAGTTTTTTTAATGCTATTGGTGGTAAAGATAAAATTGCTAGTGTAAAAACTTTAAAAGCTACTTCGGAAGCTAAAGTTCAAGGAATGCAATTAATTTTAGTTAAAAAAAGTGCTTTCCCTAACAAAACCTCAACAATTGTTTCAATGGCAGGAAATGTGATGCAAAAAGAAATTTTTGATGGAACAAAAGGATATCAAGAAGCACGTGGGCAAAAGAAACAATTAGAAGGTAAAGAACTTGAAGATGCAAAAAATAATGTATCTCCTTTTTCTGATGAAGCTTATAAAAAAGGTACTTTAAATAGAATAGAACCTGTTAATGGTAAAAATGCTTATGTAATTACTTTTGATAAAAAAGAGATTTTTTATGATGTAAAATCTGGCTTAAAAATTAAAGAGGTATCTGTAATGAAAGGACCTAAAGGTGATGTAAAAGTACCTTTAGAATTTTCTGATTATAAAGAAGTAAACGGAATTAAATTTCCTCATTTAATAATCCAATCAATGGGACCAATGAAAATGAACTTCGAATTAAAAGAAGTAAAAATAAATGAAGATGTTTCTGATGCTGATTTTCAGTAA
- a CDS encoding M16 family metallopeptidase, producing MKKSITTLAMTLLISLSANAQKVAFEEYDLSNGMHVILHQDKSAPIVTTAVMYHVGAKDEQPDRTGMAHFFEHLLFEGTKNIKKGDWFKIVSSNGGKNNANTTDDRTYYYEIFPSNNLELGLWMESERLLHPVINQGGVDTQNEVVKEEKRMRVDNQPYGKFLENVKKNMFKKHPYKGTTIGKMKHLDDATLEEFLAFNKKFYVPNNATLVVAGDIDIKKTKKMVKDYFSTIPRGAEIKRTVIKEDPITTQINAKAYDANIQIPAVINAYRTPSMKTREARVLDMISTYLSDGKSSILYKKLVDTKKLALQVGAFSFSQEDYGTYIVYGLPLGETSLADLTKEIDEEIVKIQTNLISEKAYQKLQNKFENEFVNSNSSVEGIANSLARYNVLYGDTDLINTEIDIFRSITREEIRTAAKKYLNPNQRLVLEYLPKKK from the coding sequence ATGAAAAAAAGTATCACAACTCTTGCCATGACTTTGCTTATTAGCTTATCTGCTAATGCTCAAAAAGTTGCATTTGAAGAGTACGATTTAAGCAACGGAATGCATGTTATTTTACATCAAGATAAATCTGCACCAATAGTAACAACAGCAGTAATGTATCATGTTGGAGCAAAAGATGAACAACCTGACAGAACAGGAATGGCTCATTTTTTTGAACACTTATTATTTGAAGGTACAAAAAACATCAAAAAAGGAGATTGGTTTAAAATTGTTTCTTCTAACGGAGGAAAAAACAATGCAAACACAACTGATGATAGGACTTATTATTACGAAATATTTCCGTCAAATAACTTAGAACTAGGTTTATGGATGGAATCTGAGCGTTTATTACATCCTGTTATTAATCAAGGAGGTGTAGATACTCAAAATGAGGTTGTAAAGGAAGAAAAAAGAATGCGTGTAGATAATCAACCGTATGGAAAATTTTTAGAAAATGTTAAAAAGAACATGTTTAAAAAACATCCGTATAAAGGAACTACTATCGGAAAAATGAAACATTTAGATGATGCTACTTTAGAAGAATTTTTAGCTTTTAATAAAAAATTCTATGTTCCTAATAACGCTACATTAGTTGTTGCTGGTGATATTGACATCAAAAAAACAAAAAAAATGGTAAAAGATTATTTCAGTACAATTCCTAGAGGTGCCGAAATAAAAAGAACTGTTATAAAAGAAGACCCTATTACAACGCAAATAAATGCAAAAGCATATGATGCTAATATTCAAATTCCTGCTGTAATTAATGCTTACAGAACGCCATCAATGAAAACTAGAGAAGCTAGAGTTTTAGACATGATTTCTACGTATTTAAGTGATGGTAAAAGTTCAATTTTATATAAAAAATTAGTCGATACTAAAAAATTGGCATTACAAGTAGGTGCTTTTAGTTTTAGTCAAGAAGATTATGGAACTTATATTGTTTACGGATTACCATTAGGTGAAACTTCTTTAGCTGATTTAACAAAAGAAATTGATGAAGAAATTGTAAAAATTCAAACTAATTTAATTTCAGAAAAAGCATATCAAAAATTACAAAACAAGTTTGAAAATGAGTTTGTAAATTCAAATTCTAGCGTTGAAGGTATTGCTAATTCTTTAGCTCGATATAATGTTTTATACGGTGATACCGATTTAATAAATACCGAAATTGATATTTTCCGTTCTATTACTCGTGAAGAAATTAGAACTGCTGCAAAAAAATATCTGAACCCAAATCAACGATTAGTTTTAGAATATTTACCGAAAAAGAAATAA
- the rplU gene encoding 50S ribosomal protein L21 produces MYAIVEIAGQQFKVAQDQKVFVHRLQDAEGSNVTFENVMLIEDKGNVTIGAPAITGAGVTAKVLRHLKGDKVIVFKKKRRKGYKKKNGHRQYLTEIQIESIVASGTSKAAPKAAKAAPKKAAKADDLTKIEGAGPKAAQALVNAGIDTFAKVAKQDPATLSKILVEASSRLSHLVTTTWPKQAQLAADGEWDVLKVLQDKLDGGIEK; encoded by the coding sequence ATGTACGCAATCGTAGAGATAGCAGGGCAGCAATTTAAAGTAGCACAAGACCAAAAAGTATTCGTACACCGTTTACAAGACGCAGAAGGATCAAATGTAACATTTGAGAACGTTATGCTAATTGAAGACAAAGGGAACGTAACTATTGGCGCCCCAGCTATAACAGGTGCAGGAGTAACTGCAAAGGTATTACGTCACTTAAAAGGTGATAAGGTAATCGTTTTCAAGAAGAAAAGAAGAAAAGGTTACAAAAAGAAAAACGGACACAGACAGTATTTAACTGAGATTCAAATTGAATCTATCGTTGCTTCTGGTACTTCTAAAGCTGCTCCAAAGGCTGCTAAGGCTGCTCCAAAGAAAGCTGCGAAAGCTGATGATTTAACGAAGATTGAAGGTGCTGGACCTAAAGCTGCTCAAGCTTTAGTAAACGCAGGAATCGATACTTTTGCGAAAGTTGCAAAACAAGACCCAGCTACATTAAGTAAAATTTTAGTAGAAGCTAGTTCTCGTTTATCTCACTTAGTTACTACTACTTGGCCAAAACAAGCACAATTAGCTGCTGATGGTGAGTGGGATGTTTTAAAAGTGTTACAAGACAAGTTAGACGGAGGAATTGAAAAATAA
- a CDS encoding LytR/AlgR family response regulator transcription factor: protein MIKAVIVDDEAKAIQGLSWELSNFNNDLEIIQTFTEPEQAIKYINNNSIDCLFLDIEMPTMDGFQLLEKLDKKDFAIVITTAYNEYAIKAIKNQAIDYLLKPVDSDDLEETLNRVKNYRIKNKSDKKFEQILSTFNKKFNKRKITINTDGKLIFLQESEIVFVESDGNYCTIHTVNNKKIVVTKKLKEINLLLPDDHFFRIHNSFIINLNKLKEFIKSDGYVILEDNHRIPVSRQRKSEFLEKF, encoded by the coding sequence ATGATAAAAGCTGTAATTGTTGATGATGAAGCCAAGGCAATACAGGGTCTTTCTTGGGAGTTGTCTAATTTTAATAATGATTTAGAAATAATACAAACATTTACTGAACCAGAACAAGCTATAAAATATATAAATAATAATTCTATTGATTGTCTTTTTTTAGATATTGAGATGCCAACTATGGATGGTTTTCAATTACTTGAAAAATTAGATAAAAAAGATTTTGCAATAGTTATTACTACTGCTTATAATGAATATGCTATAAAGGCTATTAAAAATCAAGCTATTGATTATCTTCTTAAACCTGTAGACTCTGATGATTTAGAAGAGACATTAAATAGAGTTAAGAATTATCGTATTAAAAACAAAAGCGACAAAAAGTTTGAGCAAATATTATCAACTTTCAATAAAAAATTTAACAAAAGAAAAATTACCATAAACACAGACGGAAAATTAATATTTTTACAAGAGTCAGAAATTGTATTTGTTGAATCGGATGGTAATTATTGCACTATTCATACTGTTAATAATAAAAAAATTGTGGTAACAAAAAAGTTGAAAGAGATAAATTTATTACTTCCTGATGATCATTTTTTTAGAATTCATAATTCGTTTATTATTAACTTAAACAAATTAAAAGAGTTTATAAAATCTGATGGATATGTGATTTTAGAAGATAATCACAGAATACCTGTTTCTCGTCAAAGAAAGTCTGAGTTCTTAGAAAAGTTCTAA
- a CDS encoding tetratricopeptide repeat protein has product MLNQLGVAYRRQDKVRLALNYHQEVLDIISKIEKQKIDIKVIHSVAINSIGNIYLALKQYERALDKFKESLAIQEQLEDLRGIAINHQNIGFAHKNIGNLDIALDNFQKSLKYNELNKDKLGKLICHNSIANVLIIKGKYKIAYRYIIEVVSLAEKIGNRYYLSEVYNTLGWVFLKLKKYKKSKYYLGKSLKISVENDISSSLIICYQHLSELNKKKKTINRH; this is encoded by the coding sequence ATATTAAATCAGTTAGGAGTAGCTTATAGAAGGCAAGATAAAGTTCGATTGGCGTTAAATTATCACCAAGAAGTTTTAGATATTATTTCAAAAATAGAGAAACAAAAGATTGATATTAAAGTTATCCATAGTGTTGCTATTAATAGTATCGGAAATATTTATTTAGCGTTAAAACAATATGAAAGAGCTTTAGATAAATTTAAAGAGTCTCTTGCTATACAAGAACAATTAGAAGATCTTAGAGGTATTGCTATTAATCATCAAAATATAGGGTTTGCACATAAAAATATAGGAAACTTAGATATTGCTTTAGATAACTTTCAAAAATCATTAAAATATAATGAACTAAATAAAGATAAATTAGGTAAGTTAATTTGTCATAATAGTATTGCTAATGTTTTAATTATAAAAGGAAAGTATAAGATTGCTTATAGATATATTATTGAAGTAGTTTCTCTTGCTGAAAAGATAGGAAATAGATATTACCTATCTGAAGTATATAATACTTTAGGTTGGGTTTTTCTAAAATTAAAGAAATATAAAAAATCTAAATACTATTTAGGTAAATCACTTAAAATTTCGGTAGAAAATGATATTTCGTCAAGTTTAATAATTTGTTATCAGCATCTTTCAGAATTAAATAAAAAAAAGAAAACTATAAATCGGCATTAA
- a CDS encoding sensor histidine kinase, whose translation MAENKLLQNRNILIIALILIVLFAVLLYSIYRQRLLKNDKQILLLEQDALRIQMNPHFVFNALNSIKLYVINNDQKNAVFYLNKFSKLIRKILESSNVKEVTLGEELKTMNLYMSIENIRFSNAIIYTEDISEYLNVETIKIPPLILQPFLENAIWHGLSSKKGEKKVQLSIHKQVKEFIQIDIEDNGIGREAAFRIKSNKTLNRKSIGIDLTKERLKNFSIQFEKEYSLIYTDLIDEKGKVKGTKVSLKIPLV comes from the coding sequence ATGGCTGAAAATAAACTTTTACAAAACAGAAATATTTTAATCATAGCATTGATATTAATTGTCTTATTTGCTGTTTTATTATATTCGATATATAGACAGCGTTTATTAAAAAATGATAAACAGATATTACTTTTAGAACAAGATGCATTAAGAATTCAAATGAATCCTCATTTTGTCTTTAATGCACTTAACTCTATTAAATTATATGTTATTAATAATGACCAAAAAAATGCTGTATTTTATTTAAATAAATTTTCAAAATTAATTCGTAAAATTTTAGAATCAAGTAATGTAAAAGAAGTTACTTTAGGAGAGGAACTTAAAACAATGAATTTATACATGAGTATTGAAAATATTCGCTTTTCAAATGCCATAATATATACCGAAGATATTAGTGAATATTTAAATGTAGAAACGATTAAAATACCTCCATTAATTTTACAACCTTTTTTAGAAAATGCTATTTGGCATGGTTTATCTTCTAAAAAAGGAGAGAAAAAAGTACAATTATCTATTCATAAACAGGTAAAAGAGTTTATTCAAATTGATATAGAAGATAACGGAATTGGTAGAGAAGCAGCTTTCAGAATTAAAAGTAATAAAACTTTAAATAGAAAATCAATAGGAATTGATTTAACAAAAGAACGATTAAAGAATTTTTCAATTCAATTTGAAAAGGAGTATTCGTTAATTTATACTGATTTAATTGATGAAAAAGGAAAAGTAAAAGGAACAAAAGTATCGTTAAAAATACCTTTAGTTTAA
- the trhO gene encoding oxygen-dependent tRNA uridine(34) hydroxylase TrhO, with protein MQLYNKLSANERAALIDEAGKDRITISFYQYYKIENPQLFRDKLFLEWNELDVLGRTYVSYEGINAQMSVSSENFLALKDQLDSISFLKDIRLNVAVEHDNKSFLKLKVKVRNKIVADGLNDETFDVTNKGVHLNAKDFNEMLANPNTVCVDMRNHYESEIGHFDGAITPDVDTFRDSLDIIEEDLKDNKEDKNLLMYCTGGIRCEKASAYYKHKGFKNVFQLEGGIIEYTRQVKDEGIDNKFIGKNFVFDHRRAERITDDVISNCHQCGKSCDEHTNCANEACHLLFIQCDECSEKTENTCSTDCQEVIQLSWEEQKELRKGTHASNKIFKKGRSEVLKFKK; from the coding sequence ATGCAACTGTACAACAAGTTAAGCGCTAACGAACGCGCTGCTTTAATCGACGAAGCGGGAAAAGACCGTATTACTATTTCATTCTATCAATATTATAAGATAGAAAACCCTCAACTTTTTAGAGATAAATTATTCTTAGAATGGAACGAATTAGACGTTTTAGGAAGAACTTACGTTTCTTACGAAGGTATTAACGCTCAAATGTCTGTTTCTTCAGAAAATTTTTTAGCCTTAAAAGATCAACTAGATTCCATTTCATTTTTAAAAGATATTCGATTAAACGTAGCTGTTGAGCACGATAATAAATCGTTTTTAAAATTAAAAGTAAAAGTTCGTAACAAAATTGTTGCTGATGGTTTAAATGATGAAACTTTTGATGTAACCAACAAAGGTGTGCATTTAAATGCCAAAGATTTTAATGAAATGCTAGCAAATCCGAATACGGTTTGTGTAGATATGCGAAATCATTACGAAAGTGAAATTGGTCATTTTGATGGCGCAATAACTCCAGATGTTGATACTTTTAGAGATTCTTTAGATATTATTGAAGAAGATTTAAAAGATAACAAAGAAGATAAAAACTTATTAATGTATTGTACTGGTGGAATTCGTTGCGAAAAAGCATCAGCCTATTACAAACATAAAGGTTTTAAAAATGTTTTTCAGTTAGAAGGCGGAATTATTGAATATACTCGTCAAGTAAAAGATGAAGGAATTGATAATAAATTTATCGGTAAAAATTTTGTTTTTGATCATAGAAGAGCTGAACGAATTACTGATGATGTAATTTCTAATTGTCATCAATGTGGTAAATCTTGCGATGAACACACAAATTGCGCTAACGAAGCCTGTCATTTATTATTTATTCAATGTGATGAATGTTCAGAAAAAACAGAAAATACGTGTTCAACCGATTGTCAGGAAGTTATTCAACTATCTTGGGAAGAACAAAAAGAATTACGAAAAGGCACACATGCTAGTAATAAAATCTTCAAAAAAGGACGTTCTGAAGTTCTTAAATTTAAGAAATAA